A genomic window from Actinomycetaceae bacterium MB13-C1-2 includes:
- the cas1e gene encoding type I-E CRISPR-associated endonuclease Cas1e: protein MADTMPGVVPSNPSELARVEDRISFVYLEHAVIARDANALTATTEDGVVHIPSAALLVLMLGPGTNVTHQAMAVIADSGTSVVWVGERGVRYYAGGRPLARSTKLLVKQARIVSSNRERMKVAREMYAMRFPNEDVSGLTMQQLRGREGARVRNVYRDWSKKTGVEWGRRDYNPEDFAGGDPINQALSASNACLYGLVQAAVVAIGCSPGLGIVHTGHDRSFVYDIADLYKAETSIPVSFEATAEYQESLTGDPKLDALANRDFGGDVRRRMRDSFMNDKLTKRVVRDVVRLLNIGEVDLVYDGEGENLLWDASGEVEGGVSFNEDARG from the coding sequence ATGGCTGACACGATGCCGGGTGTTGTCCCATCGAACCCATCAGAGCTCGCACGAGTTGAGGACAGAATTTCGTTCGTGTATTTGGAACACGCGGTAATTGCTCGTGACGCGAATGCGCTGACGGCGACTACTGAAGATGGCGTTGTGCACATCCCCAGCGCAGCATTACTCGTACTAATGCTTGGCCCAGGAACGAACGTCACCCACCAGGCGATGGCCGTGATAGCGGACAGCGGGACATCGGTCGTGTGGGTCGGAGAGCGTGGCGTCCGGTATTACGCGGGTGGGCGCCCTCTTGCTCGGTCTACCAAGCTTCTGGTCAAACAGGCTCGGATCGTCTCCAGTAATCGAGAGCGCATGAAGGTCGCGCGCGAAATGTATGCAATGCGCTTTCCAAATGAAGATGTTTCTGGCCTTACGATGCAGCAACTTCGCGGCCGAGAAGGTGCTCGAGTAAGAAATGTGTATCGAGACTGGTCCAAGAAAACAGGGGTTGAATGGGGACGCAGAGACTATAATCCCGAAGATTTCGCGGGAGGAGATCCCATTAATCAAGCACTCTCGGCCTCAAACGCCTGTCTGTATGGTCTAGTTCAGGCTGCGGTTGTCGCGATAGGTTGTTCTCCTGGACTTGGGATCGTGCACACGGGACATGACCGAAGCTTCGTCTACGACATCGCCGACTTGTACAAAGCGGAGACATCAATACCCGTATCCTTCGAAGCGACTGCCGAGTATCAAGAGTCCCTAACAGGTGACCCGAAGCTTGACGCGCTGGCTAATCGCGACTTCGGTGGCGATGTGCGGCGGAGAATGCGGGATAGCTTCATGAACGACAAGCTCACAAAGCGCGTCGTTCGTGACGTAGTCCGGCTACTGAACATAGGGGAAGTAGACCTCGTCTATGACGGCGAGGGAGAAAACTTGCTCTGGGATGCCAGTGGCGAAGTCGAAGGAGGAGTGAGTTTCAACGAGGATGCTCGAGGCTGA
- the cas2e gene encoding type I-E CRISPR-associated endoribonuclease Cas2e codes for MVVLILTACSAGLRGHLTRWMMEVSPGVFVGKLNPRLRDHVWALTIEDGSGRALLVYKDRSAEQGFSVRSSDHDWRPTDFDGVTMMRRSSGSGSSMKKGWSAASRYRRRRG; via the coding sequence GTGGTTGTCCTCATCCTCACCGCCTGCTCCGCAGGACTACGCGGCCATCTGACACGCTGGATGATGGAAGTCAGTCCAGGCGTGTTCGTTGGAAAGTTGAATCCTCGCCTTCGCGACCATGTGTGGGCGCTTACAATCGAGGACGGAAGCGGGCGTGCACTTCTCGTTTACAAAGATCGTTCAGCAGAACAGGGGTTCAGCGTGCGATCAAGTGACCACGACTGGCGTCCGACAGATTTTGATGGTGTAACAATGATGAGGCGATCAAGCGGATCGGGATCTTCTATGAAGAAGGGTTGGTCTGCCGCTTCGAGGTATCGAAGACGACGAGGATAA
- the panD gene encoding aspartate 1-decarboxylase: MTDHPVYRTMAIGKIHRATVTGADVNYIGSISIDSDLLHAADIYPGQQVDVVNVTNGARLTTYTIEAPSGSGTVQLNGAAAHLTSIGDVVIIMAYAQVPEEAARERLPRVVLVDGQNKPIQVADDLGK; this comes from the coding sequence ATGACTGACCACCCCGTATACCGCACCATGGCGATCGGCAAGATCCACCGTGCGACGGTTACCGGTGCCGACGTCAATTACATCGGATCGATTTCGATTGACTCCGACCTACTGCACGCCGCCGACATCTACCCCGGGCAGCAAGTCGACGTGGTCAACGTGACAAACGGTGCTCGACTCACCACCTACACGATCGAAGCACCCTCTGGCTCGGGAACGGTCCAACTCAACGGCGCGGCCGCACACCTAACCAGCATCGGCGACGTCGTCATAATCATGGCGTATGCACAGGTACCCGAAGAAGCCGCCCGCGAACGCCTTCCTCGCGTTGTTTTAGTCGACGGTCAGAACAAGCCCATCCAAGTAGCAGACGACCTGGGTAAATAG
- a CDS encoding GuaB1 family IMP dehydrogenase-related protein, translated as MEFLPSQSHAQDLTYDDVFLVPSHSDVISRFDVDLATDDGTGTTIPLVVANMTAISGRRMAETVARRGGMAVIPQDIPVDVVADVVRTVKNAHPIIETPIIVAPDMPVGAVLSLIPKRSHDAAVVVKDGIPVGIATSRDCSGVDQYAQVSHVMTPNPVVVDIEQLDGEDALENLYAFLEGQRLHMAPVVKNGKLVGLITSKGLVRSSVYRPALDATGSLRIAAAVGINGDIEGKTKALLDAGIDTLVVDTAHGHQVKMLEALKRVRDLGPTVPVVAGNVVTAPGAEELISAGADIVKVGVGPGAMCTTRMQTGVGRPQFSAVLDAAAAARALGKHVWADGGVRHPRDVALAIAAGASQVMIGSWFAGTYESPGDLHRDSDGRLYKESFGMASARAVAARTARSGSFDRARKALYEEGISSSRMYLDPTRPGVEALIDEITSGVRSACTYAGARNLDEFAERAIVGVQTASGYQEGRPLSTSW; from the coding sequence ATGGAGTTTCTACCTTCGCAAAGCCATGCCCAAGACCTGACATACGACGACGTTTTCCTCGTCCCCTCCCACTCCGACGTCATCTCCCGTTTCGATGTTGATCTCGCGACAGACGACGGAACCGGAACCACGATCCCCCTCGTCGTTGCCAATATGACGGCAATCTCGGGACGTAGGATGGCCGAAACAGTCGCCCGTCGGGGCGGTATGGCCGTAATCCCGCAGGATATCCCGGTCGATGTGGTGGCCGACGTGGTCCGCACCGTCAAAAATGCGCATCCGATTATCGAGACACCGATTATCGTTGCGCCGGATATGCCGGTAGGCGCGGTCCTCAGCCTTATCCCGAAGCGATCACACGATGCCGCAGTCGTGGTGAAAGACGGAATACCAGTCGGTATTGCCACCTCTCGAGACTGTTCCGGGGTGGATCAGTACGCCCAGGTCAGCCACGTAATGACTCCAAACCCCGTTGTTGTGGATATCGAGCAGCTCGATGGCGAGGATGCTCTTGAGAACCTGTACGCATTTCTCGAGGGTCAGCGCCTACATATGGCCCCCGTTGTGAAAAACGGAAAGCTGGTTGGACTAATCACCTCAAAAGGACTGGTGCGTTCAAGCGTGTATCGCCCGGCCCTTGACGCCACTGGTTCGCTACGGATCGCGGCCGCTGTCGGGATCAACGGAGATATTGAGGGGAAAACCAAGGCGCTGCTGGACGCTGGAATAGATACCCTGGTGGTCGACACCGCACACGGCCATCAGGTGAAGATGCTGGAGGCCCTTAAGCGGGTACGCGACCTCGGCCCGACGGTGCCAGTCGTGGCAGGCAATGTGGTCACAGCACCTGGCGCGGAAGAGCTGATCTCCGCCGGGGCGGACATCGTAAAAGTTGGTGTCGGCCCGGGGGCAATGTGTACAACGCGCATGCAGACCGGCGTGGGAAGGCCACAGTTCTCGGCAGTACTCGATGCGGCCGCAGCTGCGCGAGCGTTGGGTAAGCACGTATGGGCAGACGGAGGCGTCCGTCACCCACGCGACGTGGCCCTCGCAATCGCCGCAGGAGCCAGCCAGGTGATGATCGGATCGTGGTTCGCGGGCACGTATGAGTCCCCCGGAGATCTGCACCGCGACAGCGACGGTCGTCTGTACAAGGAGTCGTTTGGTATGGCCTCGGCGCGCGCGGTCGCAGCGCGAACCGCTCGTAGCGGGTCATTCGATCGGGCAAGGAAGGCTTTGTACGAGGAGGGCATCTCCTCCTCCCGCATGTACCTTGACCCGACGCGCCCAGGGGTGGAAGCCCTGATCGATGAAATCACCTCTGGCGTGCGGTCGGCTTGCACCTATGCGGGGGCGCGAAATCTCGATGAGTTCGCCGAACGCGCCATCGTAGGAGTACAGACCGCGAGCGGCTACCAGGAAGGTCGTCCACTGAGCACTAGCTGGTAG
- a CDS encoding aminoacyl-tRNA deacylase: MGRAKSGELKHPATPATMVLDKAKVPWMPHMYEHDPRSASYGLEAATALGIDPDRVFKTLVVTVEGKQGIAVIPASHTLNLKSAAVALAEVGAPKARTVELADERTAQAVTGYVIGGISPLGTKRELPTVLDRSSLDHDTILVSGGRRGFSVELVSSDLCRLVGAITADLTR, from the coding sequence ATGGGTCGTGCTAAGTCTGGTGAGCTAAAGCATCCGGCAACGCCTGCAACCATGGTGCTTGATAAGGCAAAAGTACCCTGGATGCCGCACATGTACGAGCACGACCCGAGGAGTGCCTCGTACGGACTTGAGGCTGCGACTGCCCTTGGGATTGACCCGGACCGAGTTTTCAAAACACTGGTTGTTACGGTCGAGGGCAAGCAGGGGATAGCGGTTATTCCTGCGTCGCACACGCTGAACCTCAAGTCAGCAGCGGTGGCGCTCGCGGAGGTTGGGGCACCCAAGGCTCGAACAGTCGAGTTGGCCGACGAACGCACCGCCCAGGCTGTTACGGGATATGTCATCGGGGGCATCTCCCCTCTGGGCACCAAGCGCGAGCTACCAACGGTTCTGGATCGGTCGTCTTTGGATCACGACACTATATTGGTGTCGGGAGGAAGACGAGGGTTCAGCGTAGAGCTGGTATCAAGTGATCTCTGCAGATTGGTCGGAGCAATAACAGCAGACCTAACGAGGTAG
- a CDS encoding MFS transporter — translation MQTPVSSRSSGAPAKSADRIDPATRTKGVNSERAVTTPDADKPESLNRNRAFNYLWAGETASQFGFQVASLAITTTAITVLHATEEQVGIIGGLQTLAFLLIGLPAGAWVDRWRKRRTMIVADLVRMIALASIPLAWWMDSLSIYHLMVVVLIFGFGTVFFDVAYQSFVPSIVRNHQIGQANGRLEASFQIARVGGPGIAGWLIGLMSAPVTFVLTSVTLGISAGAIGAIPGHEPKRKKPTDQKLWQQVKEGVDYVRGEPLLGPLFLCIAALGLFGQGVWVLMPILALRELGMSPQVLGTLLSVGAVGGVLGALINRRIVRRLGEGHTIAIFNTLGVLVNFAIPMSVLAGSQAWLVLVVTGFVNSFFMTVYNIVQLSLRQRICPPHLLGRLNATFRFAVWGAMPVGSFLAGWLAGTIGVVLALYAFQGLSLVAAIAMWFTPVVKKNRIGSYVSRLVQPGSSEREPVDSPISTSSTDTSNYQNISFQDDVPPSI, via the coding sequence ATGCAAACTCCAGTTTCTTCTCGCAGTTCCGGCGCGCCCGCGAAAAGCGCGGACCGCATTGACCCTGCCACCCGGACCAAGGGCGTTAACTCAGAGCGTGCCGTTACAACGCCCGACGCTGATAAGCCTGAAAGTCTTAATCGCAACCGAGCGTTCAATTATCTTTGGGCGGGTGAAACTGCAAGTCAGTTTGGCTTCCAGGTGGCAAGTCTTGCTATCACCACCACGGCGATTACTGTTCTTCACGCAACTGAAGAGCAGGTCGGCATCATTGGAGGATTGCAGACTCTCGCGTTCCTCCTCATTGGCCTTCCCGCCGGAGCGTGGGTTGATAGGTGGCGCAAGCGCCGGACGATGATTGTTGCTGACCTGGTTAGGATGATCGCGCTCGCAAGCATCCCCTTGGCCTGGTGGATGGACTCCCTCTCGATATATCACTTGATGGTCGTAGTTCTCATTTTTGGGTTCGGTACGGTTTTCTTTGACGTTGCCTACCAGTCTTTTGTCCCCTCAATCGTTCGTAATCACCAGATTGGACAGGCAAACGGTCGACTTGAAGCCTCATTTCAAATCGCGCGCGTCGGTGGACCCGGTATAGCTGGATGGCTCATTGGTCTGATGAGCGCCCCCGTGACGTTCGTGCTCACCTCAGTCACACTGGGGATTTCGGCCGGTGCCATCGGGGCGATTCCCGGTCATGAACCTAAGCGGAAGAAGCCGACGGACCAGAAACTCTGGCAACAGGTGAAAGAGGGAGTCGACTACGTCCGAGGCGAACCGCTCCTCGGCCCCCTCTTCCTATGCATCGCGGCACTGGGGCTATTCGGTCAGGGCGTGTGGGTACTGATGCCGATCCTCGCCCTTCGTGAACTGGGGATGAGTCCGCAGGTTCTCGGAACCCTGCTGTCGGTTGGTGCCGTCGGCGGAGTGCTCGGCGCACTAATCAACCGCCGGATCGTCAGGCGTCTGGGCGAGGGCCACACGATCGCAATCTTCAACACCTTGGGCGTACTCGTGAACTTCGCGATACCCATGTCAGTCCTGGCCGGTAGCCAAGCTTGGCTGGTGCTGGTAGTCACCGGTTTCGTCAACTCGTTCTTCATGACGGTCTATAACATCGTCCAGCTCAGTTTGCGCCAAAGAATCTGTCCGCCACACCTGCTTGGACGCCTCAATGCGACATTCCGCTTCGCGGTGTGGGGGGCGATGCCCGTCGGGTCATTCCTAGCTGGATGGCTTGCTGGCACCATTGGTGTAGTCCTGGCACTCTATGCATTTCAGGGGCTGAGCCTCGTGGCCGCGATCGCCATGTGGTTTACCCCGGTCGTCAAGAAAAACAGAATCGGTAGCTACGTCTCCCGTCTTGTCCAGCCAGGCAGTTCGGAAAGAGAACCGGTTGACAGTCCGATATCGACCTCGTCTACCGATACGTCGAACTATCAGAACATCAGCTTTCAAGACGATGTACCCCCATCGATCTAG
- a CDS encoding endonuclease/exonuclease/phosphatase family protein → MTAELIVASYNVWVQAPQNTTAQLELLWAEGVEIAGLQEVSEGVSTPEVAGGSVVNRLSVIESGPFEHVAFGKAITYGGGQYGNAIISRRKFTGVETLNLPRAAAAEDRCALRADILLDSDAVSFYTAHLSFESTRLRTLQLQVLKRMMDEDPNEYRILTADFNTDQNLDELDLFRPDYQLVNGNEDDWRETFRGDMDSEMKHRMIDNIIVSKNIKVLDWDVVDSDLSDHSPLKAALILD, encoded by the coding sequence ATGACGGCAGAACTTATTGTGGCCTCGTACAACGTCTGGGTTCAGGCACCGCAGAACACAACTGCCCAGCTCGAGTTACTCTGGGCTGAAGGGGTGGAGATCGCAGGGCTGCAAGAGGTGAGCGAAGGCGTCTCGACTCCTGAGGTTGCTGGCGGTTCCGTTGTAAACCGGCTCAGTGTTATCGAGAGCGGCCCTTTTGAGCATGTGGCGTTTGGGAAAGCGATCACATACGGCGGTGGTCAGTATGGAAACGCGATCATTTCCAGACGGAAGTTCACTGGTGTCGAAACGCTGAATTTGCCGAGAGCGGCAGCAGCGGAAGATCGCTGCGCATTACGGGCGGACATTCTCTTGGACAGCGACGCAGTGTCCTTCTACACCGCCCACCTGTCGTTTGAGTCGACTAGGTTACGAACTCTCCAACTACAGGTACTAAAAAGAATGATGGACGAAGACCCGAACGAGTACCGCATACTGACTGCCGATTTCAACACCGACCAGAATCTCGATGAACTCGATCTCTTTAGACCGGACTACCAGCTGGTGAACGGCAACGAAGACGACTGGCGCGAAACGTTCCGCGGGGACATGGACTCCGAAATGAAGCACAGAATGATCGACAACATCATCGTCTCCAAAAACATCAAAGTTCTTGATTGGGACGTTGTAGATTCTGACCTGTCAGACCACAGCCCACTGAAGGCCGCCTTGATCTTGGACTAA
- a CDS encoding DUF3566 domain-containing protein: MSDQTVTSEDIGAPPPPSHEVEQTEYIEDQAGSFDYYVQEAQYLDEPRRSDVTIARIDAWSVLKTSFLISIAIGIATVVAAIVLWFLLDGMGVFGSMEDFLTELNAERFLGLLEYMRLPRVISYSTILGVANVVIFTAMSALAALLYNLIAALVGGIRVSLMDE; the protein is encoded by the coding sequence ATGTCTGATCAGACCGTAACCAGCGAAGACATTGGCGCACCGCCTCCACCCTCACACGAGGTTGAACAGACAGAGTACATTGAGGATCAGGCTGGATCTTTCGACTACTACGTTCAAGAGGCGCAGTACCTGGACGAGCCACGACGGTCCGACGTGACAATCGCGCGCATCGACGCGTGGAGCGTACTGAAGACCAGCTTCTTGATCTCGATTGCAATCGGAATAGCGACCGTGGTTGCGGCAATCGTCTTGTGGTTCCTGCTGGACGGAATGGGCGTGTTCGGCTCGATGGAGGACTTCCTGACGGAACTCAACGCCGAACGCTTCCTCGGACTGTTGGAATACATGAGGCTACCGCGCGTCATCTCGTACTCAACCATTCTGGGAGTTGCAAATGTCGTGATCTTCACCGCGATGTCGGCGTTGGCTGCGTTGCTGTACAACCTGATTGCGGCGCTGGTCGGAGGGATCCGCGTCTCTTTGATGGATGAGTAA
- the gyrA gene encoding DNA gyrase subunit A, which translates to MLVFDELGRPIGNRVDQVNLEKEMKQSYMAYSMSVIVGRALPDVRDGLKPVHRRILYTMFDGGYRPNAGFYKCMRVIGDVMGKFHPHGDSAVYDALVRMEQPWSMRYPLVSGQGNFGSPGNLGAAAPRYTECKMAPLSMEMVRDIDENTVDFVPNYDGKNMEPVVLPARYPNLLVNGSEGIAVGMATRIPPHNLREVAEGVQWYLDHPEATREELLEALLTYVKGPDFPTGAVILGRQGIEDAYRTGRGAIVQRARVDVEEIHGRTCLVVKSLPYQVNPDTLTAKIAELTRSGQLTGIADIRDETSGKNGQRLVLVLKKDAIPNVVLNNLYKRTQLQDSFPANMLALVDGVPRTLSLDGFVHYWVKHQIDVIVRRTQFRLAKARERLHILNAYLKALDMLDEVIALIRRSPTVDEARTGLIQLLEIDDVQADAILSMQLRRLAALERQKILEEHAEITARVEDLLSILDSPARQRTIISEELTEVVDRFGDDRVTQIVPYGPDISIESLIPQEDVVVTISREGFAKRTGIDNYRAQKRGGKGVRGTSLRSDDEVAQFFVTNTHDWLLFFTNMGQVYRTKAYELPEGGRDAKGQHVANLLAFRPDETIAQVMAISGYDDAEYLVLATRDGLVKKTRLDAYDSPRQAGVIAINLREDEDGRSDELVSARIAEQRDDLILVSKDGMSVRFSASDEALRPLGRTTSGVRGMKFREGDELLTMEVVKPESDLLVVTDGGYAKRTPLSEYRVQGRGGLGIKVASLSEDRGRLVGALVTDPDEEVMAIMDSGKVIRVSVADVRPTGRNTKGVILAKTDDNDKVSAITRNSESQVGSDQDEPAEENSDV; encoded by the coding sequence CTGCTTGTTTTTGATGAGCTGGGTCGCCCAATAGGTAACCGTGTGGACCAGGTTAATCTCGAAAAAGAGATGAAACAGTCCTACATGGCTTACTCGATGTCCGTGATTGTGGGCCGCGCTCTTCCGGATGTGCGTGACGGTCTCAAGCCCGTTCACCGCCGCATTCTCTACACCATGTTCGACGGTGGTTATCGCCCGAATGCCGGTTTCTACAAGTGTATGCGCGTTATCGGCGATGTAATGGGTAAGTTTCACCCGCACGGTGACTCTGCGGTTTACGATGCGTTGGTCCGCATGGAACAACCCTGGTCGATGCGCTACCCGCTGGTTTCAGGGCAGGGTAACTTCGGCTCTCCGGGAAACCTGGGGGCGGCAGCACCTCGTTACACCGAGTGTAAAATGGCACCCCTTTCTATGGAGATGGTGCGCGACATCGACGAGAACACTGTCGATTTTGTTCCCAACTATGACGGTAAGAACATGGAGCCCGTTGTGCTCCCCGCTCGCTACCCGAACCTGTTGGTCAATGGTTCGGAGGGAATTGCCGTTGGCATGGCCACTCGCATCCCTCCGCACAATTTGCGAGAGGTAGCAGAGGGGGTCCAGTGGTACCTTGATCATCCCGAGGCTACACGTGAGGAACTGCTGGAAGCTCTTCTAACGTATGTAAAGGGTCCAGATTTCCCAACCGGCGCTGTCATTTTGGGACGTCAGGGAATTGAAGACGCGTACCGCACTGGCCGCGGTGCCATCGTTCAACGCGCTCGGGTTGACGTAGAGGAGATCCACGGGCGAACCTGTCTGGTCGTCAAGTCACTGCCGTATCAGGTAAACCCTGATACTCTCACCGCCAAAATCGCCGAGCTGACCCGCAGTGGCCAACTGACCGGGATCGCCGATATCCGAGACGAGACCTCCGGCAAGAACGGGCAGCGCCTCGTCCTCGTTCTCAAAAAGGACGCCATCCCGAACGTTGTCCTGAACAACCTTTACAAGCGGACTCAGTTGCAGGATTCCTTCCCGGCAAACATGCTCGCGCTGGTTGACGGTGTGCCTCGAACCCTGAGCCTCGACGGATTCGTCCACTACTGGGTGAAGCACCAAATCGACGTCATCGTTCGCCGCACCCAGTTCCGGTTGGCGAAGGCCCGTGAACGCCTACATATCCTGAATGCCTACCTCAAGGCACTTGATATGTTGGACGAGGTCATCGCCCTTATCCGTCGTTCACCCACCGTCGACGAGGCCCGTACAGGGCTGATTCAACTACTTGAAATCGACGATGTCCAAGCTGACGCGATTCTGTCCATGCAGCTACGTCGGTTGGCAGCTCTGGAGCGTCAAAAGATTCTGGAGGAGCACGCGGAGATCACTGCCCGAGTCGAGGATCTCCTTTCGATTTTGGACAGCCCTGCCCGACAGCGCACGATTATCAGTGAGGAACTGACGGAGGTCGTTGATCGCTTCGGTGATGACCGAGTTACACAAATTGTTCCTTACGGTCCTGATATTTCGATCGAGTCACTGATTCCGCAGGAAGACGTGGTCGTCACTATCAGTCGCGAAGGATTCGCGAAGCGAACTGGGATCGACAACTATCGTGCCCAGAAGCGTGGTGGAAAGGGAGTTCGAGGAACCAGCCTTCGCAGTGATGATGAGGTGGCGCAGTTCTTCGTCACCAACACCCATGACTGGTTGCTGTTCTTCACGAACATGGGACAGGTCTACCGAACTAAGGCATATGAGCTGCCTGAAGGCGGTCGTGACGCCAAGGGGCAACACGTTGCGAACCTGTTGGCGTTCCGCCCGGACGAGACCATTGCTCAAGTAATGGCGATCAGCGGGTACGACGATGCGGAGTACCTGGTTCTCGCCACTCGGGACGGGTTGGTGAAGAAGACTCGCCTTGATGCGTATGACTCACCGCGGCAGGCTGGCGTCATCGCGATTAATCTGCGTGAAGACGAGGACGGTCGCAGCGACGAACTGGTTTCGGCGAGGATTGCTGAACAGCGGGATGACCTCATCCTCGTATCAAAGGATGGCATGTCGGTTCGCTTTAGCGCCTCGGACGAGGCGTTACGGCCGCTTGGGCGCACGACATCGGGTGTACGAGGAATGAAGTTCCGTGAGGGTGATGAACTGCTGACGATGGAAGTTGTCAAGCCGGAGTCGGACCTCCTAGTCGTCACGGACGGCGGATACGCGAAACGAACGCCTCTTTCGGAGTATCGCGTCCAAGGACGAGGTGGCCTGGGAATCAAGGTCGCCAGTTTGTCCGAGGACCGTGGTCGTTTGGTCGGAGCGCTGGTGACGGACCCGGATGAAGAGGTCATGGCGATTATGGACTCCGGCAAGGTGATTCGGGTTAGCGTTGCTGATGTGCGCCCTACGGGACGTAATACAAAGGGTGTGATCTTGGCGAAGACTGATGACAATGACAAGGTCAGTGCGATCACAAGGAATAGCGAGTCTCAGGTAGGCTCTGACCAAGACGAACCCGCTGAGGAGAACTCGGATGTCTGA